In the genome of Armatimonadota bacterium, one region contains:
- the xpt gene encoding xanthine phosphoribosyltransferase produces the protein MDALKQRILREGRNLGNGILKVDSFLNHQVDPALLDECGRELAARFASVGATKVLTAEISGIAPAFTTATHLGVPVVYARKTRPVTMPYQVFLTLAPSHTKGHTIELIVSPEYLSHGERVLIVDDFLATGQTILGLARLAQAAGSTIVGVGAVIEKVMEGGRAHLAPLGVPIVALATITDMSDGKIVLA, from the coding sequence ATGGACGCGCTCAAACAACGGATACTGCGCGAAGGTCGCAACCTGGGCAACGGGATCCTCAAGGTGGACAGCTTCCTCAACCACCAGGTGGATCCGGCGCTGTTGGACGAGTGCGGGCGCGAGCTGGCGGCCAGGTTCGCATCGGTGGGGGCCACCAAGGTGCTGACCGCGGAGATCTCGGGCATAGCGCCGGCCTTTACGACCGCCACGCACCTGGGCGTGCCGGTGGTCTACGCCCGCAAGACGCGGCCGGTGACCATGCCCTACCAGGTCTTCCTGACGCTGGCCCCGTCACACACGAAGGGGCATACCATAGAGTTGATCGTTTCGCCCGAGTACCTGTCACACGGTGAGCGGGTGCTGATCGTGGACGACTTCCTGGCGACGGGCCAGACCATCCTTGGCCTGGCCCGCCTGGCCCAGGCCGCGGGCTCGACAATCGTGGGCGTCGGCGCGGTTATCGAGAAAGTCATGGAAGGCGGGCGGGCGCACCTGGCACCCCTGGGCGTGCCGATCGTGGCGCTGGCGACGATCACGGACATGAGCGACGGGAAGATAGTGCTGGCGTAG
- a CDS encoding DNRLRE domain-containing protein, producing the protein TAATASRTIELVMGRREAAVDGKLVLLDIPPMVVGGRTMVPLRFVSEALGAYVQWQATARTVLITLPTAEPAPPGYRTRPTPPPTPVVVTPAPTPVPTPAPIITPSPRVTEGALVAIALTATPPRIHVSVGAVIYIFAITPETAISRFDAGTGAGGSAALTALRIGDQVRVEAEGTTNNAASVRASFRLLRGRVDVITPTAIALQDGQVVRINSDAAVTINGAPVPLGDTPARVRRGDEVAVRMNPVTNEAWELAVTSLISATPTATPTATPVGTPSVRTVTYVSRTDAPLIEAAPGTPHPTEVLYVGRDATGRFRSVVSFNVTPPSGATVRRATLRLFLYGYRSGGADLYTVFPVTRYWSEATATWNLLAGSYAMLRPAGPVTIAGGATRIFVEWDVTEIVRAWVAGSLANYGFLVRNMEMGANLVYFAHGEDVLANRPRLIVEFTAP; encoded by the coding sequence TCACCGCCGCAACGGCGTCCAGGACGATTGAGCTGGTAATGGGACGGCGTGAAGCCGCGGTGGACGGAAAGTTGGTCCTCCTCGACATTCCCCCTATGGTTGTCGGGGGCCGCACGATGGTGCCGCTTCGCTTCGTGAGCGAGGCCCTGGGCGCGTACGTGCAGTGGCAGGCAACGGCGCGCACCGTTCTGATCACGCTTCCGACGGCCGAACCGGCTCCACCGGGCTATCGGACCCGGCCGACGCCACCCCCAACGCCGGTGGTGGTGACCCCGGCGCCGACCCCGGTCCCCACCCCGGCACCCATTATCACGCCGTCCCCGAGAGTCACCGAAGGGGCGCTCGTCGCGATCGCCCTGACCGCGACCCCACCCCGCATTCATGTAAGCGTGGGCGCGGTCATCTACATCTTCGCCATCACGCCTGAGACGGCAATTTCGAGATTCGACGCGGGCACAGGCGCAGGCGGGTCGGCGGCCCTGACAGCGCTGCGCATCGGCGACCAGGTCCGGGTTGAGGCGGAGGGCACAACCAACAACGCGGCCAGCGTGCGGGCCTCGTTCCGGCTGCTGCGCGGCCGCGTGGACGTGATTACGCCCACAGCGATTGCGCTGCAGGACGGCCAGGTGGTCCGTATCAACTCCGATGCCGCGGTTACGATCAACGGCGCGCCCGTGCCCCTCGGCGATACGCCGGCGCGCGTCCGCCGCGGTGACGAGGTCGCCGTGCGGATGAACCCGGTCACCAACGAGGCGTGGGAGCTGGCGGTGACGAGCCTCATATCCGCAACGCCGACGGCGACTCCCACGGCCACGCCGGTGGGCACGCCATCGGTCCGAACGGTAACATATGTGAGCCGCACCGACGCCCCGCTGATCGAAGCGGCACCGGGAACCCCGCACCCGACCGAGGTGCTCTACGTTGGTCGCGATGCGACTGGCCGGTTCCGATCGGTGGTGAGCTTCAACGTTACTCCGCCTTCGGGCGCGACCGTACGCCGGGCCACGCTGCGCTTGTTCCTGTACGGGTACAGGTCCGGCGGCGCCGACCTCTACACGGTATTCCCGGTCACGCGGTATTGGAGCGAGGCTACGGCCACGTGGAATCTGCTGGCCGGTAGCTACGCGATGCTGCGGCCCGCCGGCCCCGTAACGATCGCGGGCGGCGCGACGCGCATCTTCGTCGAGTGGGACGTGACCGAGATCGTGAGAGCGTGGGTTGCCGGATCGCTGGCGAACTACGGGTTTCTGGTCCGCAACATGGAGATGGGCGCCAACCTGGTGTACTTCGCTCACGGGGAGGACGTGCTGGCCAACCGGCCGAGGTTGATAGTCGAGTTCACGGCGCCGTAG
- a CDS encoding MBL fold metallo-hydrolase, which produces MVKPTGEFAIRVTFHGAVSTVTGSLHLVEAGDTRVYLDCGLFQGRRAEAAEWNRRFPSAPGDLDAVILSHAHLDHCGNLPTLVAHGFRGPIYCTPATRDLAALVLRDSAKVQRQDAQILNRRHRRQGLPEVKPLYDGRAAERAIARLAAVPYGRPFRVGSLTAMFRDAGHILGSAMVVLEADGRRLGFTGDLGRPGTAIVRDPEVPPALDLLLIESTYGDREHAPRAEAEAHLAAVVRETVARGGRVLIPAFALGRVQEVAYTLHRQREEGLIPAISIYMDSPMATDATEIIRAHPECFDEEIRAHIKRHDPFGFGALRYVRTPAESRALRASDEPCVVIATSGMVEAGRILSHLSERIGDPRSTLLFVGYQAEHTLGRRLSEGAPEARIYGEPHRVEIRIERADAFSAHADRKELLAWTARVPRIGAAYCVHGDEAAAEALAGALVSTGIPAEVPVTGQTV; this is translated from the coding sequence GTGGTCAAGCCGACTGGGGAGTTCGCCATCCGCGTAACCTTCCACGGGGCCGTCAGCACAGTCACCGGCTCGCTCCACCTGGTCGAGGCCGGCGACACGCGGGTCTACCTCGACTGCGGGTTGTTCCAGGGCCGACGCGCCGAGGCCGCCGAATGGAACCGGCGTTTCCCCTCTGCGCCCGGCGACCTCGATGCCGTCATCCTCTCGCACGCGCACCTTGATCACTGCGGCAACCTGCCCACGCTGGTGGCGCACGGGTTTCGCGGCCCGATCTACTGCACGCCGGCTACCCGCGATCTCGCGGCGCTGGTGCTGCGGGACAGCGCGAAGGTGCAGCGGCAGGACGCGCAGATCCTGAACCGGCGCCACCGACGCCAGGGGCTGCCCGAGGTGAAGCCGCTCTACGACGGCCGCGCCGCGGAGCGGGCGATCGCCCGCCTGGCCGCCGTGCCCTACGGCCGGCCGTTTCGCGTCGGCTCCCTGACCGCCATGTTTCGCGACGCGGGGCACATCCTCGGGTCGGCGATGGTGGTGCTCGAGGCGGATGGCCGCCGCCTGGGCTTCACCGGCGACCTGGGCCGCCCCGGTACCGCCATAGTGCGCGATCCCGAGGTGCCGCCCGCTTTGGACCTCCTGCTCATCGAGTCCACCTATGGCGACCGGGAGCACGCCCCGCGCGCCGAGGCAGAGGCACACCTGGCCGCGGTGGTGCGCGAGACCGTCGCCCGTGGCGGCAGAGTGTTGATCCCGGCCTTCGCGCTCGGCCGGGTACAGGAGGTGGCGTACACACTGCACCGCCAGCGGGAGGAAGGCCTCATCCCGGCGATCTCAATCTACATGGACAGCCCCATGGCAACCGACGCCACGGAGATCATCCGAGCGCACCCCGAGTGCTTCGATGAGGAGATACGCGCGCACATCAAGCGGCACGATCCCTTCGGGTTCGGCGCTCTGCGCTATGTGCGCACCCCTGCCGAGAGCAGGGCGCTGCGCGCCTCGGACGAGCCGTGCGTCGTCATCGCCACATCCGGGATGGTGGAGGCCGGCCGCATCCTGTCGCACCTGAGCGAGCGCATCGGCGATCCGCGGTCCACGCTGCTGTTCGTGGGATACCAAGCCGAGCACACGCTGGGCCGTCGGCTATCCGAAGGTGCGCCGGAGGCCAGGATCTACGGTGAGCCGCACAGGGTGGAGATCCGGATCGAGCGGGCCGACGCGTTCAGCGCGCACGCCGACCGGAAGGAGCTGCTCGCATGGACGGCACGCGTGCCGCGGATCGGCGCCGCGTATTGCGTGCACGGCGACGAGGCCGCGGCAGAGGCGCTGGCGGGTGCGCTTGTCTCGACCGGGATCCCGGCCGAGGTGCCGGTGACGGGGCAGACGGTCTAG